Proteins from a genomic interval of Sporolactobacillus sp. Y61:
- a CDS encoding helix-turn-helix domain-containing protein, translating to MENIYYIQDLEQLRVLSDPLRVKILWSFNGKEKTGKMLADEFQMAPSKIRYHLTELERVGLVEVVRTELKNGIQQKFYLPVAETFSLEKMASLLNGEDVSQLDDAIKESAFLSLEELRQKLTEAKLRKHEMIQIPYTVRLTKEEKRAVADKLMDIYQLLKRASKRRTDEPVEECYLNLTMFPME from the coding sequence ATGGAGAACATTTATTATATTCAGGATCTGGAGCAGCTTAGAGTATTGAGTGATCCGCTCAGAGTAAAGATCCTCTGGTCTTTCAATGGAAAGGAAAAAACGGGGAAGATGCTGGCAGACGAATTTCAGATGGCCCCATCCAAGATTCGCTATCACCTGACCGAACTTGAACGGGTCGGATTAGTCGAAGTCGTACGGACCGAGCTGAAAAACGGAATACAGCAAAAGTTTTATCTCCCTGTCGCCGAAACATTTTCCCTTGAGAAAATGGCTTCTTTGCTCAATGGAGAGGATGTATCTCAACTGGATGATGCAATAAAAGAGAGTGCATTTCTATCACTTGAGGAACTGCGTCAGAAACTGACTGAAGCGAAGCTCAGAAAGCATGAAATGATTCAGATTCCGTATACAGTCAGGCTGACAAAAGAGGAGAAGAGAGCCGTGGCGGATAAACTGATGGATATCTACCAGTTACTTAAACGGGCCAGTAAACGAAGAACAGATGAACCTGTTGAAGAATGCTATCTGAATCTGACCATGTTTCCTATGGAATAG
- a CDS encoding PucR family transcriptional regulator ligand-binding domain-containing protein, translating to MVEEMSFSVKDVLERPLFGRSKLIAGKDGIYREVRWVHILEITHAAPYVSKNDLILTTGLWLKRSVQSGLEYMRQLIEHETAGLCIEFGTTIDEIPDEVIDLCDACHFPLILFRQPVRFEEITQDIHSYLINRHFGLMKNLEKFSQQQQHLILQSSDIPAILRLLQSYSGRQIIYLSSINTNKYFPAVDKREAEQINAFFHDKISYSGQLQETKVWQMDDSHFILIQPVICFGQVFSFVGIIFYQPSPSEYMTLLLDYTVKAVATVLLRTQFLEEKILRNQNELIQDLISGRIENEDQARMRMGLLSMAEGNYLFIGGIIEFKHNVLEAGPERMETINQDISVLTRSLLKRYRMHHLMMMQNNQIYILCAREKVNEQSPASLRNGIQRLIDGLRRFADQALGGLVFHAGFGKILRRLTEAGQCFKEACQVIEVSQSTDSMKSCCFYEDMGIYQLLKAVPDSFLRAFLSDHLGKLITYDQTHHLDLVHTLSVYFRYRGSKGETASQLYIHRQTLYNRLDKIKAILGENFFDPDKRYCLEMALLSYEMLGNEKTDQTDR from the coding sequence ATGGTTGAAGAAATGTCTTTCAGCGTTAAAGATGTTCTGGAACGTCCTTTATTCGGCCGGTCAAAACTGATAGCCGGGAAAGACGGTATTTACCGCGAAGTCCGCTGGGTTCATATCCTGGAGATTACCCATGCGGCGCCCTATGTCAGTAAAAATGACCTGATTTTAACCACAGGATTATGGCTGAAGCGATCGGTTCAATCCGGGCTTGAGTATATGCGTCAGCTTATTGAACATGAGACAGCCGGGCTGTGCATCGAATTCGGAACAACAATTGATGAAATACCTGATGAAGTGATTGACCTTTGCGACGCCTGCCATTTCCCGTTAATCTTGTTCAGGCAGCCTGTCAGATTCGAAGAAATTACTCAGGATATCCACTCTTATCTGATCAACCGGCATTTTGGGCTGATGAAAAATCTTGAAAAGTTCTCTCAGCAGCAGCAGCATTTGATTTTGCAGAGTTCCGATATTCCGGCTATTCTCCGTCTGCTGCAGAGTTACTCAGGAAGACAGATTATTTATCTTTCATCGATCAATACCAATAAGTACTTTCCGGCAGTGGATAAAAGGGAGGCGGAGCAGATTAATGCCTTCTTTCATGATAAAATCTCTTATTCCGGACAACTTCAGGAAACGAAAGTCTGGCAGATGGATGACAGTCACTTCATTCTAATTCAGCCGGTGATTTGTTTTGGCCAGGTTTTTTCATTCGTCGGTATCATCTTTTATCAGCCCAGCCCTTCAGAATATATGACTCTTCTCCTGGATTATACGGTTAAAGCGGTGGCAACAGTCCTCCTCAGAACGCAGTTTCTTGAAGAAAAGATCCTGAGAAATCAAAATGAACTGATACAGGACCTCATCAGCGGGCGGATTGAGAATGAAGATCAGGCACGTATGCGGATGGGTCTCCTGTCCATGGCCGAAGGGAATTATTTATTTATCGGGGGCATCATAGAATTTAAGCATAATGTGCTTGAAGCAGGACCGGAGCGGATGGAAACGATTAATCAGGACATTTCCGTGCTGACCCGTTCGTTACTGAAACGCTACCGGATGCATCATCTGATGATGATGCAAAATAACCAGATTTATATTTTATGTGCCAGGGAGAAAGTAAATGAGCAATCACCGGCTTCTCTCAGAAACGGCATTCAAAGGTTAATTGACGGACTCAGGCGTTTCGCTGATCAGGCACTTGGGGGACTGGTTTTTCATGCCGGTTTCGGTAAAATACTCAGGCGGCTGACTGAGGCAGGCCAATGTTTTAAGGAAGCCTGCCAGGTGATTGAGGTGTCTCAGTCGACAGACAGTATGAAATCCTGCTGTTTTTATGAGGATATGGGTATTTATCAATTGTTAAAGGCGGTGCCTGATTCATTCTTAAGGGCTTTTCTATCCGATCATCTTGGTAAACTGATTACGTATGACCAGACCCACCATCTGGACCTGGTCCATACTCTGTCTGTTTATTTCAGGTACAGGGGATCCAAGGGGGAGACGGCCAGTCAACTGTATATTCACAGACAGACATTGTATAACCGTCTTGATAAGATCAAAGCGATTCTTGGCGAGAATTTCTTTGATCCGGATAAGCGTTACTGTCTGGAGATGGCTCTTTTGAGTTATGAAATGCTGGGTAATGAGAAAACCGATCAAACAGACAGATAA
- a CDS encoding acyltransferase family protein: protein MRQWNKRTGQPKKKVMQDAIHNVSNSKDVTKHKRRYMPGLDGLRAIAVFAVIFYHFGFPWASGGLLGVSIFFVLSGYLITDILLNEWEKNGRISLKTFWLRRARRLLPALFFVLFVLFIWLILFRPDLIAHFRKDAVAAIFYVSNWWYIFYNVSYFDSFSNPSLLTHFWSLAVEEQFYLIWPLFLIIVLKFKKIRRHLFVITVFMALFSAVLMAFLYQPGTDPSRIYYGTDTRAFSILIGSALAMVWSGRKLTDSGRKWPIRFLDLAGVLAFILILILMMTSNEYDRFIYQGGMFLLSLASAAVIAACAHPSTWLGKFLGMKPLRWIGIRSYGMYLWQFPIIMLSMNNFDSGMPRFARFFVETALVIIVSTLSLQLIENPFRSGLVGRWFQSHFLKKPRRVRLRTTALTLSLLFLSLSCIIAWSQTRITAASGNVPAGSGESAISVQKHVPAEEHQEKSEQPYKNGDSSESKGQSQVARGETPRSSDSGHASGRKLEEESGQRVTAIGDSLMLDIKPYLEERFKKIEIQAKVGRQFTEAKSIVQSLNSQKKTGQVVIIELGTNGPVTMNQMHDLMETIDPKTRVILTTTRVPRPWEGEVNQTMRKSAGVFDNVRLADWYKESAGHPEYFAPDTIHLNETGSAVYANMLLRTVKSSQR, encoded by the coding sequence ATGAGGCAATGGAATAAACGGACTGGCCAGCCGAAAAAAAAGGTTATGCAGGACGCCATACATAATGTTTCAAATTCGAAAGACGTGACGAAACATAAAAGAAGATACATGCCCGGACTTGATGGTTTGCGGGCGATTGCTGTATTTGCTGTGATCTTTTATCATTTTGGTTTTCCGTGGGCAAGTGGCGGATTGCTCGGTGTCAGTATTTTTTTCGTGTTATCGGGATATCTGATCACAGATATACTTTTGAATGAATGGGAGAAAAACGGACGGATCAGTTTAAAAACGTTCTGGCTAAGACGGGCCAGAAGACTGCTTCCTGCGCTATTTTTTGTACTGTTTGTTTTATTTATCTGGCTGATTCTTTTTCGTCCGGATCTGATCGCTCACTTCCGGAAGGATGCCGTCGCAGCCATCTTCTATGTCAGCAACTGGTGGTATATATTTTATAATGTATCTTATTTTGACAGCTTTAGTAACCCGTCATTGCTGACTCATTTCTGGTCACTGGCCGTTGAAGAACAATTTTATCTGATCTGGCCATTATTTTTGATTATTGTTTTGAAATTTAAAAAGATCAGGCGTCACCTTTTTGTGATTACCGTCTTCATGGCCCTGTTTTCTGCTGTTTTGATGGCGTTTCTCTATCAGCCGGGTACGGATCCAAGCCGAATTTATTATGGTACGGACACGCGGGCTTTCTCTATACTTATCGGTTCGGCACTGGCTATGGTGTGGTCAGGCAGAAAATTAACCGATTCCGGTCGTAAATGGCCGATCCGCTTTCTTGATCTGGCAGGCGTTCTGGCTTTCATACTGATCCTTATCCTGATGATGACTTCTAATGAATATGACCGTTTTATCTATCAGGGCGGTATGTTCCTTCTCTCTCTGGCGTCTGCTGCTGTTATTGCCGCATGTGCCCATCCGTCTACGTGGCTGGGAAAATTTCTTGGGATGAAACCCCTGCGCTGGATCGGCATTCGATCCTATGGGATGTATCTCTGGCAGTTTCCGATTATCATGCTATCAATGAATAACTTTGATTCAGGTATGCCACGCTTTGCGCGTTTCTTTGTTGAAACGGCCCTGGTGATTATTGTATCAACTTTATCGCTGCAATTAATTGAGAATCCTTTTCGATCCGGTTTGGTCGGCAGATGGTTTCAGAGCCACTTTTTAAAAAAGCCACGTCGTGTACGCCTGCGTACGACAGCTCTGACTCTGTCTCTCCTGTTTCTGTCTTTATCCTGTATAATTGCCTGGTCACAGACGCGTATAACTGCGGCTTCCGGGAACGTGCCTGCCGGAAGCGGGGAGTCGGCGATTTCTGTGCAGAAGCATGTACCGGCAGAGGAACATCAGGAGAAAAGTGAGCAGCCTTATAAAAATGGAGATTCATCAGAATCAAAGGGTCAATCACAAGTCGCCCGCGGTGAAACGCCCCGTTCCAGTGATTCAGGTCATGCTTCTGGTCGCAAATTGGAGGAAGAATCAGGCCAAAGGGTAACAGCCATAGGGGATTCGCTGATGCTTGACATTAAGCCTTATCTGGAAGAACGCTTCAAAAAGATTGAGATACAGGCAAAAGTCGGGCGGCAGTTCACAGAAGCAAAATCGATTGTCCAATCATTAAATAGTCAGAAAAAAACGGGTCAGGTCGTGATTATAGAATTGGGAACGAATGGTCCGGTCACCATGAATCAAATGCATGATTTAATGGAAACCATTGACCCCAAAACCCGGGTTATTCTGACAACCACCCGTGTACCCAGACCGTGGGAGGGTGAGGTCAACCAGACCATGCGTAAGAGTGCCGGGGTTTTTGATAACGTCCGGCTGGCCGACTGGTACAAAGAAAGCGCCGGCCATCCTGAGTATTTCGCACCGGATACCATTCATTTGAACGAGACTGGATCAGCAGTGTATGCCAATATGCTGTTACGGACGGTTAAATCCAGTCAGCGTTAA
- a CDS encoding MFS transporter translates to MDLLLHNRAYLMLWLSTLTTRFGNALTLTVLMFMIGSSAKSPLMISLVLLAQMTPMILIGLFAGTIADRLPKFAVMMGSEYFQLLTVIAMTLFLDQPQVLLLLIFLQGTGAAFFSPAKTAFISEIVAKDKIPDAIGLSQGVGQATDLIGPPLAGVLLLLIPGGDILIIDAVTFFISAFLIFVSSRFAQIDGISNEGREKESLLQSIACGLKEVATLSELQFLIVIVFVLMLAAGVFNATSIAIELQVFGVNGFEYGLLEAFTGFGAITGSLVGPLLIKRIRPGQFIVSSGVVLGLWMALIYGVSLIYPVTGLYALSVWVIGLGLLNSCLNIPVSSLFLLVTPPAFRGRAAGILQMFSFLGCVIGILAGGALSVPLGVIPVTIFAGLLMGAVSFGMCLTAGYKRLITIQAEKKSVTSSRGI, encoded by the coding sequence ATGGATTTGCTTCTTCATAATAGAGCTTATCTGATGCTCTGGTTATCGACACTGACCACGCGTTTCGGAAACGCGCTGACGCTAACGGTTCTCATGTTTATGATTGGGTCAAGTGCAAAAAGTCCGCTGATGATCAGTCTTGTTCTGCTTGCTCAGATGACCCCGATGATACTTATTGGTCTGTTTGCCGGAACAATTGCCGACCGGCTGCCGAAATTCGCTGTCATGATGGGGAGTGAATATTTTCAGTTACTGACGGTTATTGCGATGACCCTGTTTCTGGATCAGCCACAGGTGCTTCTCCTCCTGATTTTTCTTCAGGGGACAGGTGCTGCATTTTTCAGTCCGGCAAAAACAGCTTTTATCTCTGAAATTGTTGCTAAGGATAAAATACCAGATGCCATCGGGCTGTCTCAGGGAGTTGGCCAGGCAACAGATCTGATCGGACCTCCATTAGCTGGTGTATTGCTGCTTCTGATACCGGGCGGAGATATTCTTATAATCGATGCCGTAACCTTTTTCATTTCAGCGTTTCTGATTTTTGTATCATCACGATTTGCCCAAATTGATGGTATCTCAAATGAAGGCAGAGAGAAGGAAAGTCTCCTTCAATCGATTGCCTGCGGCCTGAAGGAGGTAGCAACATTATCGGAATTACAGTTTCTCATTGTCATTGTTTTTGTGCTGATGCTTGCTGCGGGTGTGTTTAATGCCACGTCTATAGCGATTGAACTTCAGGTTTTTGGCGTCAATGGTTTTGAATATGGCCTGCTTGAGGCTTTTACCGGCTTCGGAGCAATAACCGGATCTCTTGTCGGTCCCCTTCTGATTAAACGGATCCGTCCGGGACAATTTATTGTCAGTTCAGGAGTCGTTCTTGGATTGTGGATGGCTTTGATCTATGGTGTTTCACTGATTTATCCGGTGACAGGTCTTTATGCCTTATCTGTTTGGGTTATCGGCCTGGGCCTGCTCAACTCGTGTCTGAACATTCCCGTCAGCTCTCTTTTTCTCCTGGTGACGCCTCCTGCTTTCAGAGGGCGTGCTGCCGGAATCCTGCAGATGTTTTCCTTCCTGGGCTGTGTGATCGGGATACTGGCAGGAGGCGCTCTGTCCGTACCGCTTGGCGTGATACCCGTGACTATTTTTGCCGGCCTTCTGATGGGAGCTGTTTCATTCGGAATGTGCCTGACAGCGGGATACAAACGACTGATTACCATCCAGGCTGAAAAGAAAAGCGTCACATCGTCACGGGGAATATGA
- the hpaB gene encoding 4-hydroxyphenylacetate 3-monooxygenase, oxygenase component, with protein MTCINGKTYIRRIDALHNQVWINGEKVLGNLSEHPAFSGVMKSQARLYDMQFEKACKNILTFCPEGSSNRAGTSYLEPKTKKDLAKRRKSFQIWAKESAGMMGRSPDYMNTVVMTFAACAELFGKKKYSDNMRRFYNYCMEQDISLTHTFIQPQVNRASVYFESSEEPIAARVIGSNGEGIIIHGARLLATQGGMTDELLVFPTGAFHFDEACAYAFSIPSNTPGLKFICRTPFSGGNSPYDHPLSSRFDEPDAIVIFDHVTVPWDRVFLNGNVEIASRLYTDSGFLPQQVHQVTSRNIVKTEFILGVIQSLVDAIHIAEYHHVQEKVTEVITALEILKALLSASEIHAAPDQWGTMTPDRAPLMTAMLYFPRIYPRLTEIVQLIGASGLVSIPAERDFSSSNNEDLTRYLQASDRNGFDKVRLFRLAWDLSMSSFAGRQMLYERYFFGDPVRLASGMYRDYDRKKYVSWIESFLKPKD; from the coding sequence GTGACTTGCATCAACGGGAAAACATATATCAGGCGCATTGATGCGCTTCACAATCAGGTCTGGATCAACGGGGAAAAAGTCCTGGGTAATCTTTCTGAACACCCGGCATTTTCAGGAGTCATGAAAAGCCAGGCCAGACTGTATGATATGCAGTTTGAAAAAGCCTGTAAAAATATCTTGACTTTTTGTCCTGAAGGAAGCAGTAACCGGGCAGGCACCTCTTATCTGGAACCAAAGACAAAGAAAGATCTGGCAAAACGCAGGAAGTCGTTCCAGATCTGGGCGAAGGAAAGCGCAGGAATGATGGGGCGTTCACCGGATTATATGAATACGGTCGTCATGACTTTCGCCGCGTGCGCCGAATTATTCGGTAAAAAGAAATACAGTGATAATATGCGTCGTTTCTATAACTATTGTATGGAACAGGATATTTCACTGACGCACACCTTTATTCAGCCCCAGGTTAACCGGGCATCCGTTTACTTTGAAAGCAGTGAGGAACCGATTGCTGCACGGGTGATTGGCTCAAACGGCGAAGGAATCATCATTCACGGCGCAAGGCTTCTCGCGACGCAGGGCGGCATGACGGATGAACTGCTTGTCTTTCCGACAGGCGCATTCCACTTTGATGAAGCCTGTGCCTACGCGTTCTCGATCCCTTCAAACACGCCCGGTCTGAAATTTATCTGTCGCACGCCATTTTCAGGCGGGAACAGTCCGTACGATCATCCGCTCAGTTCTCGATTTGATGAGCCTGACGCTATTGTGATTTTTGATCATGTGACCGTCCCCTGGGATAGAGTTTTTCTGAATGGAAATGTCGAGATTGCAAGCCGTCTTTATACGGACAGTGGTTTTCTGCCACAGCAGGTCCATCAGGTTACTTCACGGAATATTGTGAAAACGGAATTCATTCTTGGTGTTATTCAATCACTTGTCGATGCCATTCATATTGCAGAATACCACCATGTACAGGAAAAAGTGACGGAAGTGATCACCGCCCTTGAGATCCTGAAGGCCCTGTTAAGTGCTTCTGAAATTCATGCCGCTCCTGATCAATGGGGGACAATGACTCCGGACCGGGCCCCGCTGATGACGGCCATGCTTTACTTTCCGCGCATTTATCCCCGGCTGACAGAGATTGTGCAGCTGATTGGAGCAAGCGGACTCGTCTCCATTCCGGCCGAACGGGATTTCTCATCCTCAAACAACGAGGATCTGACCCGATATCTTCAGGCATCAGATCGTAACGGATTTGATAAAGTCCGTTTGTTTCGTCTGGCCTGGGATCTGTCGATGAGCAGTTTTGCGGGAAGACAGATGCTGTATGAGCGTTACTTTTTCGGTGATCCGGTCAGACTTGCTTCCGGTATGTACCGGGATTACGATCGAAAAAAATACGTTTCCTGGATTGAATCATTTCTGAAGCCGAAAGATTAG
- a CDS encoding alpha/beta hydrolase, which translates to MPFVQADGIRIYYEKYGEGQPIVFVHPPLMGHVVFHYQKVLACDYQIILYDLRGHGRSSYRFSRGYDTVISENVRDLRLLITALHISDPVIVGYSNGGLIALAYACNYRDDVRALILSGGYPTVDSLLLSGEYQAGVLLMILKQKRLLSLLLAFSHQVKKSDREYLFHYAMKAEYQAVLDLYRAGRCFNAVDQLPSLQSLPLLVLYGTRDRFVSKHKKYFASLSCAEIVYIDHAFHQLPMRQYDVFNRLVDRFIKDRPGK; encoded by the coding sequence ATGCCATTCGTACAGGCTGATGGAATTCGCATTTATTATGAAAAGTATGGTGAGGGACAGCCGATTGTTTTCGTACATCCACCGCTTATGGGGCATGTTGTTTTTCATTACCAGAAAGTACTCGCCTGTGACTATCAGATCATCTTATACGACCTTCGCGGACATGGACGCAGCAGTTATCGCTTTTCAAGAGGGTATGACACCGTTATTTCGGAAAATGTCCGTGATTTACGATTACTGATTACGGCGCTGCATATTTCCGATCCGGTCATTGTCGGATACTCTAATGGAGGACTGATTGCTCTGGCGTATGCCTGTAACTACAGAGATGACGTACGTGCTCTGATTCTGTCCGGCGGGTACCCAACTGTCGATTCGCTGCTTCTTTCCGGGGAATATCAGGCCGGAGTGCTATTGATGATTCTGAAGCAAAAACGTCTATTAAGTCTGCTGCTCGCCTTCAGTCACCAGGTGAAGAAGAGTGATCGGGAGTATTTGTTTCACTATGCAATGAAGGCAGAGTATCAGGCCGTACTGGATTTATATCGAGCGGGCAGATGTTTTAATGCGGTCGATCAGCTTCCGAGTCTTCAATCGTTACCGCTTCTGGTGCTTTATGGAACACGCGACCGCTTCGTCAGCAAGCATAAAAAATATTTTGCATCCCTCAGTTGTGCTGAAATCGTCTATATTGACCATGCCTTTCATCAGTTACCGATGCGTCAGTATGATGTGTTCAATCGGCTGGTTGACCGGTTTATTAAAGATCGGCCGGGTAAGTGA
- the hisC gene encoding histidinol-phosphate transaminase — MSKYWNERVQRLEPYVPGEQPKDKKYVKLNTNENPYPPSPKVVRAIKEATDDRLRLYPDPEAEQLRAALADHYHLSPAHVFIGNGSDEVLAFSFMSFFSPEKPVMFADITYSFYKVYADLCALRPEIIPLDEAFRIPVQDFCRPGGGVVIPNPNAPTGRGITTESIRKILEADPDRVVIIDEAYVNFGGTSVVPLVKEYPNLLVVQTLSKFCALAGIRVGFAFGSPELIDGLNRLKNSINSYTIDRLALTGARAAVEDLSYSRHMAERVITTREQAERSLRELGFQIIPSESNFIFITHPDYEAEQLFNKLKQKGILVRYFHQPRISNYLRVTIGTDNEMNQLIAAMKKLLNH; from the coding sequence ATGAGCAAGTACTGGAATGAACGTGTACAGCGTCTGGAACCTTACGTTCCGGGGGAACAGCCAAAAGATAAAAAATATGTAAAACTGAATACTAATGAAAATCCCTATCCACCGTCTCCAAAAGTGGTTCGTGCCATTAAAGAAGCGACCGACGACCGTCTGCGCCTTTATCCTGATCCTGAGGCGGAACAGCTGCGGGCAGCACTTGCTGATCATTATCATTTATCTCCTGCCCATGTGTTTATCGGAAATGGATCGGACGAAGTTCTGGCTTTCAGTTTTATGAGCTTTTTTTCTCCTGAAAAACCGGTGATGTTTGCAGATATTACTTACAGTTTCTATAAAGTATATGCCGATCTTTGCGCCTTGCGTCCTGAGATTATTCCTCTTGATGAGGCGTTCCGGATTCCGGTTCAGGACTTTTGCCGGCCAGGCGGCGGGGTTGTCATTCCGAATCCGAATGCACCGACCGGGCGCGGGATCACGACGGAATCGATTCGGAAAATCCTTGAGGCTGATCCTGACCGTGTCGTGATTATCGATGAGGCTTATGTTAATTTTGGTGGTACTTCCGTTGTGCCTTTAGTTAAAGAGTACCCGAATCTGCTTGTTGTTCAAACCCTTTCCAAGTTCTGCGCACTTGCCGGAATCCGTGTCGGGTTTGCCTTTGGATCCCCTGAATTGATTGACGGACTCAATCGGCTGAAAAATTCGATTAACTCTTATACGATAGACAGGCTGGCGCTCACCGGTGCCCGGGCGGCTGTAGAAGACCTGTCATATTCCCGTCATATGGCTGAACGCGTCATCACTACCCGGGAGCAAGCGGAAAGAAGTTTGCGGGAACTTGGCTTTCAGATCATTCCGTCTGAGTCGAATTTTATTTTTATCACGCATCCGGATTATGAAGCAGAGCAATTGTTTAATAAATTAAAGCAGAAGGGGATACTTGTTCGATACTTCCACCAGCCACGCATTTCGAATTATCTGCGTGTCACAATCGGTACCGATAATGAAATGAATCAATTGATTGCTGCAATGAAGAAGCTTCTGAATCATTAA
- a CDS encoding isochorismate synthase has protein sequence MVSQVADHAQVIRQPGNDDSRLVSLTRKIQSADPIAFYQSGEGMFQGKRFYWENPSGQLIMAGLGFVENIHITGEAQRFQRIRDNWSDIVSGVNRIGVTGIEATGPVLFGGFSFESEDNGMNLWQAFGNGCFYLPEFLLTVVEGCSYLTLNVCCPKSSSPDAVLTEKERLAADLLRKKASNSPSSGPFYPDHIEKQDMAVWSFMVNKALQNIMTGSIDKVVLARTVQLHYDQKPKSERVLNRLRKEQCGNYIFCQESGQDYFIGATPERLIRKKGDKLYSTCLAGSAARGKNAEEDRELGRKLLHDQKNRKEHQYVVSMIREVFQNLCSSVAIPEKPILLKNRDVQHLYTPACGRCRRDVSLFDLVSRLHPTPALGGLPRTAAVQWIRENETERRGLYGSPIGWCDAEGNGEFAVGIRSGLVKPKKAILYAGCGIVKDSVPETEYRETQMKFRPMMSGLGVSSFGTC, from the coding sequence TTGGTTTCGCAAGTGGCAGACCACGCACAGGTGATCCGGCAGCCAGGAAATGACGACAGTCGGCTTGTCAGTCTGACGAGAAAAATACAATCGGCAGATCCGATCGCCTTTTACCAGTCGGGTGAAGGGATGTTCCAGGGGAAGCGCTTTTACTGGGAGAATCCTTCCGGACAACTGATCATGGCAGGATTAGGATTTGTGGAAAACATACATATAACCGGTGAAGCGCAGAGATTTCAGAGGATAAGAGATAACTGGTCCGATATTGTCTCAGGGGTGAACAGGATCGGAGTGACAGGAATTGAAGCGACCGGGCCGGTTCTGTTTGGCGGATTTTCTTTTGAAAGCGAAGACAACGGGATGAATTTATGGCAGGCGTTTGGAAACGGTTGCTTCTATTTGCCCGAATTTTTACTTACTGTCGTTGAGGGATGTTCATATCTTACACTAAACGTCTGTTGCCCGAAATCCAGTTCTCCGGACGCTGTGCTTACAGAAAAGGAACGTCTGGCGGCTGATCTTCTCAGGAAAAAGGCGAGCAATTCACCTTCTTCCGGGCCGTTCTATCCGGATCACATCGAGAAACAGGATATGGCCGTCTGGTCATTCATGGTCAATAAGGCGCTGCAGAATATAATGACCGGCTCTATTGATAAAGTTGTTCTGGCAAGAACCGTTCAACTGCATTATGATCAAAAGCCGAAATCAGAACGGGTATTGAACAGGCTTAGAAAAGAGCAGTGCGGGAACTATATTTTCTGTCAGGAATCCGGCCAGGATTATTTTATCGGAGCAACGCCTGAACGCCTGATACGGAAGAAGGGGGATAAGCTGTATTCTACCTGTCTGGCCGGTTCTGCTGCACGCGGGAAAAATGCGGAAGAAGACAGGGAACTTGGGAGAAAACTTCTCCATGATCAGAAAAACAGGAAGGAGCATCAGTATGTCGTCTCGATGATCAGAGAGGTATTTCAGAATCTGTGCAGCAGCGTTGCTATTCCGGAAAAACCGATTTTGCTGAAGAACCGGGATGTTCAGCATCTGTACACCCCGGCATGTGGGAGATGCAGAAGAGACGTCTCCCTCTTTGACCTTGTCTCCCGTCTTCATCCTACCCCGGCATTGGGCGGTTTACCGAGAACGGCAGCTGTTCAGTGGATCCGGGAAAATGAAACGGAGAGGAGAGGGCTGTACGGATCGCCAATAGGCTGGTGTGACGCAGAAGGTAACGGGGAGTTTGCTGTAGGTATCCGCTCCGGGCTGGTCAAACCGAAGAAGGCGATCCTTTATGCCGGATGCGGGATCGTGAAAGACTCGGTACCTGAAACGGAATACCGGGAGACACAGATGAAATTCAGACCTATGATGAGTGGACTGGGGGTGTCTTCTTTTGGAACATGCTAA